Part of the Plutella xylostella chromosome 22, ilPluXylo3.1, whole genome shotgun sequence genome is shown below.
ACATTTGCACTTCTCTGTTCCATACATAAGTGTGgacatacaaaaacaactGGCATTGTTCTATTTAGATATGCATATTATGCATGACCGAAAACGAACATAAAGAGAAATGACCTAACGCATTTTACTAATACGGCCTGAAATTACCTGTCATGTTGTAAAAATCGTGACCACAGATATGAATTGCATGCATGGCAATgtcagttataaaatggctTATCAGTTTGATCTGGATAAGAAAACCAAAATTGTAATCTAATGCGTGACTAAGCTGCTCGATGAATTTATCTGACAAAGAGCGAAAGTATTTGAGAGCATGAACGATATACATTGTGAGGTCCCGGCGCCGACGCATACCGTAACACCCGCGACAGACAACCGGTTCTTACTATTGGCAAACATTTTGCAACTCGCGATCGAAACCAATGCAGGCACTACTGGCTATAAAAACCGATCAGCAGCACGATGCGGCACCACCAGCTACAAACAATTAAACACTGTTTACCTTTACCCGAAACGGTACAAGGttttaacatttatttcacGTCAACTTTAAGAAAAAGAACATGGCCAgctaattttaataacaatagCATGTCGAAACTGCGGCCCGACACAAACAGCAGCGGCCTTGCCAAATCTTTGAAGAAATGCATGATATTGACTTAAATGCCTATCCATCATGTTATCAAATAAACACAGGAGGAATAGCGGCTGTAGCCGAAAGCGAAACATAGATTTATAGTTCGGAGGCCGACGCTACGAGACCGCAAATAAAGAGAACGCGAACCTTGAACACCGTATCTGACAAAATCAATCGAACACCGAACAAAACTTGACCCGAAAATGTAATTGATGAAACCGACAATAGCATTTAATGACTACGGCTAAAATGATAAGACGCATTCTGAGACGTCCAAGAAGCAGATTCAAGGAAAACTAAGATTGAGCACAAGATACCGCACGAGCCTACCGCAGCCTTAAATGCTAATGATGTAGATTTCAATGCTCATGATTTTTGTATGTAACGAGTCTCATTTAAAGACTCAAGTTAAGTTTAATTATTGTCCTCCACGGCTATGTTCGGATGATGTTAATTTCAGCTCCGAGTTGAAACGAGTGCCATCAAACGACGCAGCGGTGGAAACCGTACTCAGAAAAGGTCACATAGAACAGGTCTACAAATAGGCTTCCAATTGCGAAGAACATTATTTCGAAAGACTTCCATTAAACAagtataaaattatctaaGAGGGACACTGACATTAAATTGTGAATTGATACTAAAATCATGTTTGACTCATAAAAGATATATgtagttttgtattgtatcttTGTCCTGAtgttttaattgaaaataatgatataataaactatataTAAATGTCTAGTATGTAGTTGTAACATATCGACAATAAGGAACCTACTTTATGTTATCCATAAAACGGGCCAACATACTTTTAAAGTCCCATGAGGTAGGTACGAGACAAAACAttaaacaatgttttaaaacgacATTCATAATTGAcacacattttaaaatttaacacGTACCTACATTGTTTGGGATTAATCACAACTGTGAAGGTTAATTTTAATACGACTTCGAGCAGATACATTAATGCCATTATCAACATTCCATTAACTTTTTGATAACTTGAgtttttattaggtatactgaaaaatttggttttaacatataattagttcaattttataattaataatgactTCAAAAGCCAAATCTGTTCCTAGGTACATAAAAACTCGTCTGCATTATAAACTATGTAAGTAAGGATGATGTGTCTACCTGGCTAGAGTAGAcacaatttataaatgtaattgAATTAATTGCTAAGGCACAAAAACGTGCTAGCCAAAAATATCCcgcaaaaaaatatcaactcGGATGCGTTCATTAACTGAAgtattatgattaataatGTGTATTAAATTTGCAAGTTTGTTAGTTGAAGTAAAATCTAATTACCTAAGCTCAGAATCATGTGTAAGATAAGATCACAACATGCGATGCTATGTtgcatacataaaataattatttgtagtaGATTCGATCAGACTGAGAGGCGTCGCGATGTCATATCAGAAACGCTGACTCACACATCTCTAACCCAATAAGTTTTGATTCATAATCAAAAAGTTCTAGTGCCTCAGTCTAGGAAGCTTACTATCTACCCGCTGTCCTTGCATTCAAATAGAATAAGGATATTCATTAAATGATTAGATTGTCGAGTCACAGCTGACGCGGAGAAAATCCTTCATCAAACACCTATAGCACATCTCATACATTATGCATCGAACACATACGAACACGATTGAACGGCTTAAacaaataatgtaggtagCACAGAAGCTGCGAACATCTGTTTTTTCCGCATCTCATGTTTAAGTTTTGCAAACTAgacaaaatgtttatttcaatCTCTGTAAATAAGGATGCAACGGCGGCGTAGGAATGAGGCAGATCAGTTGAATTTAACTTTAGGTGAATCCTTTAGATGAAAGGCACCGACCGCTAGCTGTACTccaatgttatttatttccatTGTTAGACCCTGTTCCACAATATCTTCCAATGGTGAGAAGAGTAAccaatgataaaaaaaaatatttgaattttgaatcctttcaccacgacAATGACAAACACAGCCAAACCAAGTTATAGCTAGGGTTGTCACCAACTCGCTAAGAAGTAGAACTTCAACAGTGATTTGTTTTAGCTAGGGTTGTCACTGCCTTGCTTAGAATCACAAGTTCAACAGTCACTTGTTTCCAGATAGCCACGCCGGAGTGGCACATCCCCCGGCCGTCGCTGTCAGGCAGCAGCGCGGCGGGCAGCGTGGCCGACTCCCGCTCCCGGGGCGGCTCGGCGTCCAGCCAGGGCTCCTCCAGTAATCATAGTACGCATGTAAGTTCATCTGTTATTTGCTTATACCGTCATACGACTATAAAGGGTCGTTCTACTTCAGTTTCTCATGTCACATCGTATTCCTTGGTTCTTACTGCGATCCATTTTTTATTCCCGATCCAATAACCCTGCTCTACAATATCTTTTTCAGCGTGCTACTGCACTAATAGCCATTTGTAGGTCCCCCAGTTGCCAGTAGACAGAACCTTAGCGATTGACAGGTGAAGAAAAAAGCTGTCGTCCAAATTTCAAGCCTGTATGTTCAATCGCATTAACATGCCCGGCGGCTGGTGATTTATCAGACCGTCAGCTTTGTAAACCTCAATGTTCTCTAGATCCGTATCGGATAGATAAATCTCAGATGGGAAAAAAGTGGTCGAATTCACGTGTAATGTTTTTCGTGCTTTCAATGGCAAAAAGTTAGCAAGTAAAGCAAAAAGTCCATCAGACAGGTGGTCTTGGCTAATTGCTTAAGTGTTATATGTCATGTGACCAGTTTTTGGGCAATCTGCACTTATAGCATACTGCCCACGCCTATGACTAAATTAATCATGTTGCTTAATTAATAAACTCTTAGCAACAGAACTAGAACCGAGCAGATTTGCCATAACAGACCCCGAAGTAGGTTTTGGAGCAACGCTCAGCCTGTACGTGTTTGCAGCAAAAAGTCCTACATTAGTCACACGCCATTCTTGATGGCAATTTATGCTGTTTTTGCGACGAGATTGAGCAATTCTGATATCGGTGGGGTCAACAATCGATTGACACCGCCTCTCGTCATCTTATCCGAAACAGGATCTACATGTACCAATCAACACTTTAACAACACCATTTAATCAACCAGCCCAACATCTGCCAATCTACTAAATTGATGAACACCGCCATTACGGATACCAATGAAGTCATCGTTTTGTTCGCAAGTAAATTATCCGAAATTAAGTTTGCATCCTTTGTGAACCGATAATGGCATTACTTTAGATACAAAGCAAACGAATGACCTTTACAGTAAAAGTATTGGCTCACAAAGTTCACTAATGTCGTAATGACGCTGACGGGCCGGAGCTTAATGCGCGTgcgcaataataaatatcatagCATGAAACGACTTCCCGTCGAAACAACATTCGATTTACTTTCATACGTCCTTAAACTTGTAACGTGTTCATTACAGAGCGTGTCATCAGGATCGCTGTTGCTGAGCGCGGCACACCTAGCGCGAATGAGCGGAAGGCATCCCATTCAAGAGGACCGATCGCCGTACCAATCGAAGCTAGGAAGCTTTGGTAGAAAGCAGCGGTCTTTGTCAGAAGCCGTGGTGGCAATTCCGGAAGAATCGCGGGACCCTACAGATTCCTTCTGGACGGGGGTCAAGCTGGGCAGCGGGGCTGGCCAGGACGCGGTGTCGGTGGCCAGCTCGACGCACTTCACGGTGGTGAACGGGTTCACGAGGACGAGGCCCGGCAAGGAGCCCCGCGCCTGCTGCTGCAGTCACTCTCACCAGATCACGGTGCTGGTCGTGTCGATGACGATATTGTTTTCCGCGTGCATCCTCGCTGCGATATGCTTTGTTGAGAGTAAGTTCATTGAATATTCTAGACCTTTTTCTCTTGTTCTCGTGATGTAGGTATCATTATAAGGAAAAGTAGTTGGCTCACTTACTGAACATGCTATCCTCAGGGCTTAGGGGATTTGTGAGAATATGTATGAATCTTTGTTGTTCTAACTAAAAGTTACGTTTAGACCTGAGGGCGTTTGTAGACAATGTCTTGCATCACTCGCCGGCTACTGGCAATTTTATAGCGATCCAGATAATCGATTGACCGCATAACAAGCGCTCCAGTAATAGGCACCTTGATATAACGGGCCAAATTATGGAACGGTTCATACACAATCACAATTAGTATTTAATCAACGGTTGTTCTACCTAATTGAGTATTTACTCGACCATTAATTTTAACGAATGGTGTAATGGTTAAGGTTGGCGAACCTGATTGCAATGCtaaaggtcccgggttcggtTCCCGacaggcagatatttgttatagacagatatttgtactcgggtcttgggtatTCATATATTAgttgtccgatacccatatacaggctctgcctagttcagggtcggatggccgcgtgtgagatgtccctacatatgtatttattaataatactgttggcttaatagttttttttgtttgttttacagTGCGTATGCGCAAGGAGACAGGGATCTACAAGTACTCCTGAAGACATGGCGACTCCTGCGCAGACATAAGAATTTTCTAATTAATACtggttttttatgtttaactgCGGTGAAAGTATTAATTTAGACAATGTCAGTAATGTTAAGTACCACTGTCGCGGTATACACTGGGTCCATTACCTTCTATTTATCCCGGGTATTATAGTATAGTACTCagaataagtttgtaattttatgttactttcAAAATTACTTATTGGTGCGacccaatatttgtaggtaattTCATTTGGTTGAAATCACTTACagatattacaaaatattccgTTTAGATTTTAGCAAAGTATAGTtaggtaattttaatttattagtaaattaaattttgattaGGTATTCcgattgtttatttttagaaaacatattagTTTTTCAGCTTTACTACCTACGTAGGTATTCTATCTTagacaataattatgtacttaggtacataagtattaGATTAGTAAccttacaaatacaaaaatcgATAAGAGTTAATAATGAGTGAAAACATCAAGTCGTCATTATGATTGCATTGATTAAGTTGCAttgaatgaaaatatttaatggtgATCATTACCTTACCATCAAACTtgtgtaagtaaaataaaatctctcaAAACGATCTTGAATGCACTccagtataaaatatttacacaataCTTGGTTTCCCAGTGTAAACATAGCATAATGTCCTTATAGGCCAGTTCTACAAGGTTATTTTTatgcataattatttacattaattataagAAATGTACAAAATCATAAAGCTAAGAGGTTTGTATTTAATGAATTCATACTTAAatttagataagtacttacttcaatTTGTTTATATCTCATGCATTATATTTTGCTGTTCAGTTTAAGCTTTTTGTTAGTTAGTGGAGAAAACTGTGATAATCAAACacacaattaaaaatattcgaaaacaacacactgttttttccttttttttgcACACACCAAAATAGCGtagtaaaatgttttgtaCCGATTCAAATACAGCtaaaatcatcatcacaaccaaTCACATCCCCACTGTTCGGGCACGGGAATCCAATTCCAATGAAAGAAGGGTTTGTTTAATGCTAGATGATGATTGATGACTCTCCTGCACCATGCTAATTTACATTTACTGTATGAACCTTGCCAAATTTGGCAGCATCCAGAAAATTTATGCACGTCTCCTGAAAACCTACCATGGCCATTAGGTTTGTAAAGTGCATTCCTTTTCAATAGAGGAGCGGCATAGTGTTTCTACTGATCGAAAGATCATCGACTCAGGTAGTGATAAATTGTAAGCAATCTAGCTGCTTTAATGTAGAATGAGACATATCTTAAACTGTTACCTTCTAATATACTTATTGATAACTTTAAATGGTCTTTCAGAAGCTGAGATTAATATACCATTTACATAACTCAATAATTTAACATGCTCATGCATACTCACATCCACTTCCTCCAGAGTCTGTGTCCACTTGTAGTTCTCGAGGTCGCACCCGTTGCCAGAATTCGGTTTCAGCTTTCCCTTCTCCTTGGGGTCATCGTCCTCTGGAGGCAGGTCGTCTTCTGCTGAACCTGAGGCACCGTCGCCGCTGCCGACCTCGGGACCTGGATTTAGCAATCATACTTATagtgtgtaggtattttattttaacccaTGACCGATGACCAGGAATATTGAGACTTGTTATTCCAACAAAGCACTTCATTTTAAAGGTAAAATGGAAAGATACACTCAATATTTCTCTCTATTACTGTACAAGCaactgtaggtatttaaattttcaaggAGCCCTCATAACCTAAAAGATAAATGACTTTAAAGAATTCTAGAAGGAAAGTGTTGCAGTAGTAGGTGGTATGTAATTTTGTTTGGATTAGTTTACACATAAAACCCCCTTGTTTTCCCTAGCTCAGGGGTCAGGGTGACGACTTTTAATATGCTTATCTTCTAACTTGTCAAAACAAAGGTACAAAGTCATAAATTTAGTTCTGAGACTTTCCTTCtagatttttgttttactcAGCAGAATAGATAAAACTGAAATAACATACTTTTCGTCTTCTCTCGTTCAATTACTTCTTGCAACTTCTCAGCTTCCTGGTCAGTGATCTCGGTGACTGAGGCGGGCTCAAAGTCTTGCGCCAGTCGTTCCTGTTCTTTCTTCTGACGGATCTCTTTCAGACGTTTCTCTGCTTCTTCTTTCTCCTTCTTTATCTTGTCAGCTTCCTCTTTGGCCTTCTTGGCgtgtttataaaatgtatcctTGACCATCTGGAATTTGAAACAAATGTTATTCTCCTTGTTATTCAATAATATTCCTAAAGTGTAACATACCAAACTAACCCACAAGACAAAAAGTTGTATGGGAGCTTCCATCTGTAATTTATTCATACTGTAGTGGTGTGGCAAAAAACCTAGTTAACCTATTATAAGAAAGGGTTATGAATTACTTCATAATGctcaacatattattatgagcagttaagtatttaagtttaaaaaatatgggcaaaatactattaaataaataattaaatttaccttCTCCCAATCTCCCTCCTTTCCTCCAGTGAAGAAGTCAGTCTTCCTTGACAGGAAGCTCACTATAGTATTCAGGagctgaaaaataaaaataaaatgtggatCTTAAAGGGAGACACCATTGCCCAGCAgcataatacaataaattacgAAAATAggaatataataatgtgataACAGTGCTGTAAATAGGAATGTGAAAATGTTGTCTAGGTACAAGAGTTGAACCGAAATGACCACACAAAAGCCCAAAATAGGAAGCCATATTCTCTACATCACAACCCATAATGTcgccactgctggggcacgggtcttcttccaatgacggaagggttttaggcctagtccaccatgctggcctagtgcaggttggtggaccccaacacaagcaagcttgtactgagagagttgtcgggtaagtgggcaacccgactgtcagatacCGTACCATATTAGCTTGCTCTTATttgtaaatgaaatagtaGGCACTAATGTAGAAACACAAAACCAAGTTACACCACTGATGATAAAATATTGTCAGCCAAAGGTCTCAAGAGGGTTTAGAGCattgaagtacctactagCTAATTAAAACTAACATACCTATACAAATAGATTATAATGAACAGTTTTAGAAACAGACAGTCTTTAAGACAGATGTGGAAACAACAAATTAATTGTACTGacaaaaacataacaaaataTCCTGAAAAATGGATGGACTGTGAATGAACTCTAAGATCAGTGTACAGGTCACACAATGGGTGTTCTACACCACCATGTTGGACATGTTTAGAGCAATGTAATGCTGGATATTGACAAGAAagatattaagtaagtacctacatatgtaggtatttctatGTTGTGCACCGCAATGTGTTAATAAATGTTCTCTTGTCACCATAGCGCCTGACCATGTTTTGAACATgttttaggttaggttaacTGTTTGTAGAACAACTAACCAAAATTCATAGTAACATCAGAAAGTCGAGAGTAAAACAAAGTAACATTAagttttaaataggtacttacatcttTCACACCTCCTTCATGCTGCTGAGCCATAGCTAGAAGCATTGAGTCGAATCTTTCTGGATCATTAGCCATATTTCTAACTTCTTACTTGCTCTAGAACGGGAAATTTAGGAAACAGTGCGATATAACGGTAGGTATGGAAAATACACACAGCTATCGGTTTCTAAGGTGAGCAAGCAAACGCAAACACAATTTATTTCACGAAACAATAGCAAAATTTCACCGAATCACCGATtttcaaatataaattgacatatttgttaattttgacattgacatttgaCAGCAGTAACTAAACGTCAAATTGAAATGACAGATTGTTAAAAGTTATAACCTTATTCGcagaataaaaacattttttatttattgaaaggtatgaattaatacataaaaaaaacaagcttAAAGATACTACAATAATCCTCGCAGGATTGTGCACAGCACCTTCATGCTTTGTTGAagtatgaataagggggtcaCACTTATTCCTTCGTCATTGGGTCATACAAAATGTTTGAATTACTATTTCATTAGTATAAGATTagtatcaaactgccataagTCCACCTAccctaaaaaaatacttttcgATTTGGTCGTGTTCTCCTTTAAAATGTCAGTTGGTCATTGGTGCGCAGCGGAGTGCCGCAGGGCTCCGGGTGCGGCCCACTCTGCTATCTCATGCACGTCAATAGCTTATGCGGGGCCCTAAATTATAGTTCAGCTTATATGTTTGCTGATGACTTGTGCACATTACGTGCTGGCTTTAATCTCACAGACACTTGTTACTCTATCCAAAACGATATCGATGCTGTCGTAAGATGGTCCCATGATAATG
Proteins encoded:
- the LOC105384152 gene encoding uncharacterized protein LOC105384152 yields the protein MNIPSPIATPEWHIPRPSLSGSSAAGSVADSRSRGGSASSQGSSSNHSTHSVSSGSLLLSAAHLARMSGRHPIQEDRSPYQSKLGSFGRKQRSLSEAVVAIPEESRDPTDSFWTGVKLGSGAGQDAVSVASSTHFTVVNGFTRTRPGKEPRACCCSHSHQITVLVVSMTILFSACILAAICFVEMRMRKETGIYKYS
- the LOC105384153 gene encoding nuclear migration protein nudC, which codes for MANDPERFDSMLLAMAQQHEGGVKDLLNTIVSFLSRKTDFFTGGKEGDWEKMVKDTFYKHAKKAKEEADKIKKEKEEAEKRLKEIRQKKEQERLAQDFEPASVTEITDQEAEKLQEVIEREKTKSPEVGSGDGASGSAEDDLPPEDDDPKEKGKLKPNSGNGCDLENYKWTQTLEEVDLRVPLRQTLRPRDLVVTISKKHLKVGIKGQPLIIDGELDAEVKMEDSTWVLQDGRNLLINLEKVNKMNWWSRLVTNDPEISTKKINPEPSKLSDLDGETRGLVEKMMYDQRQKERGLPTSDEQKKQDTLKKFMEQHPEMDFSKCKFN